One Longimicrobiales bacterium DNA window includes the following coding sequences:
- the nosZ gene encoding Sec-dependent nitrous-oxide reductase, translated as MSMRNRVLLGAAAVGVVTAGLWACGSTGRSGPSLSAADAASAVYVAPGEYDEFYAFMSGGFSGNLTVMGLPSGRLLKTVPVFSQFPENGWGYSEETKAMLQTSYGFAAWDDAHHPELSMTDGVPDGRWIFINANNTPRVARIDLAEFETKEIVEIPNSAGNHGSPFITPNSEYLVATSRFSVPVPNRDMSISEYTGNFKGMLSFVRADRAGEMDVAFQILVPGYNYDLAHAGKGPSDGWMFFTSYNAEEAHTLLEVNASKRDKDFIAAVNWKRAEECVAQGNARSMPARYVHNVVGDDHVARSELKESVTVLEPASCERLVYFLPTPKSPHGVDVDPSGRFIVAGGKLATVIPVHSFEKMIQAIEEEEFEDVIDGIPVLEYDEIIAGEVQDPGLGPLHTEFDGRGYAYTTAFISSEVVKWRLEDFTVVDRIPVYYSVGHLMIPGGDSREPWGKYLVALNKMTKDRYLPTGPELAHSAQLIDISGDKMKLLLDFPTMGEPHYAQALPAELLMEKQVKLYRLDENTNQYAVKSEADTRVTRNGRRVDVYMTAIRSHFAPDNIEGIEVGDTVYFHVTNLEQDWDVPHGFAALGMETAELLIMPGATRTLTWVPTRVGIHPFYCTDFCSALHQEMQGYVRVSPRGSNVPLAWGTGGALRSQPVAAQ; from the coding sequence ATGAGCATGCGCAATCGAGTGCTGCTCGGTGCGGCTGCGGTCGGCGTGGTAACCGCGGGGCTGTGGGCATGCGGGAGTACGGGACGCAGTGGCCCCTCGCTGTCCGCGGCGGACGCGGCGTCGGCCGTCTACGTGGCGCCGGGCGAGTACGACGAGTTCTACGCGTTCATGTCGGGTGGCTTCAGCGGCAACCTGACAGTCATGGGTCTTCCGTCGGGCCGCCTGCTGAAGACGGTGCCGGTCTTCTCGCAGTTCCCGGAGAACGGCTGGGGCTACAGCGAGGAAACGAAGGCGATGCTGCAGACGTCGTACGGCTTCGCAGCGTGGGACGACGCGCACCATCCGGAGCTCTCCATGACGGACGGCGTGCCGGACGGCCGCTGGATCTTCATCAACGCGAACAACACGCCGCGCGTGGCGCGCATCGACCTGGCGGAGTTCGAGACCAAGGAGATCGTCGAGATCCCGAACAGCGCCGGCAACCACGGCTCCCCGTTCATCACCCCGAACAGCGAGTACCTGGTCGCGACCAGCCGTTTCTCGGTGCCGGTGCCGAACCGCGACATGTCGATCAGTGAGTACACGGGCAACTTCAAGGGCATGCTCTCGTTCGTGCGTGCGGACCGGGCGGGTGAGATGGACGTCGCGTTCCAGATCCTGGTGCCGGGCTACAACTACGACCTGGCGCATGCGGGCAAAGGGCCGAGCGACGGCTGGATGTTCTTCACCTCCTACAACGCGGAAGAGGCCCACACGCTGCTCGAGGTCAACGCCTCGAAGCGGGACAAGGACTTCATCGCGGCCGTGAACTGGAAGCGGGCAGAGGAGTGCGTCGCGCAGGGCAATGCGCGCAGCATGCCCGCCCGTTACGTACACAACGTGGTCGGCGATGACCATGTCGCGCGCTCGGAGCTGAAGGAGAGCGTGACGGTGCTCGAGCCGGCCTCGTGCGAGCGGCTCGTGTACTTCCTGCCGACGCCGAAGTCGCCGCACGGCGTGGACGTCGACCCGAGCGGCCGGTTCATCGTGGCGGGCGGCAAGCTGGCGACGGTGATCCCGGTGCATTCCTTCGAGAAGATGATCCAGGCGATCGAGGAGGAGGAGTTCGAGGACGTGATCGATGGCATCCCGGTCCTCGAGTACGACGAGATCATCGCGGGTGAGGTGCAGGATCCGGGGCTGGGCCCGCTGCACACGGAGTTCGACGGCCGCGGCTACGCATACACGACGGCGTTCATCAGCTCCGAGGTCGTGAAGTGGCGCCTGGAGGACTTCACGGTGGTGGATCGCATCCCGGTCTACTACTCGGTGGGCCACCTGATGATTCCGGGTGGCGACAGCCGCGAGCCGTGGGGCAAGTACCTCGTCGCGCTGAACAAGATGACCAAGGACCGCTACCTGCCGACGGGTCCCGAGCTCGCACACTCGGCGCAGCTGATCGACATCAGCGGTGACAAGATGAAACTCCTGCTCGACTTCCCGACGATGGGCGAGCCGCACTACGCGCAGGCGCTGCCGGCCGAGCTGCTGATGGAGAAGCAGGTCAAGCTGTACCGGCTGGACGAGAACACGAACCAGTACGCCGTGAAGAGCGAGGCGGACACGCGCGTGACGCGCAACGGCCGGCGTGTCGACGTCTACATGACGGCGATCCGCAGCCACTTTGCGCCCGACAACATCGAGGGCATCGAGGTCGGTGACACGGTCTACTTCCACGTCACGAACCTGGAGCAGGACTGGGACGTGCCGCACGGCTTCGCCGCGCTGGGAATGGAGACGGCCGAGCTGCTGATCATGCCGGGCGCGACACGCACGCTTACATGGGTACCGACACGCGTGGGCATCCACCCGTTCTACTGCACGGACTTCTGCTCGGCGCTGCACCAGGAGATGCAGGGCTACGTCCGGGTCAGCCCGCGCGGCAGCAACGTGCCGCTCGCGTGGGGCACGGGCGGCGCGCTCAGGTCGCAGCCCGTAGCGGCGCAGTAA
- a CDS encoding ABC transporter permease subunit has translation MTTLKILKYELADVVRGRWLPAYAAFFLLATEALLRFGGTGEQALLSLMNVVLFVSPLMSLIFGSVYLYGAREFNELLLSQPVSRRQLFGGLYLGLSLPLALAFALGVGIPFAARLGATGGMAALMVLLAIGFVLTLVFTAIAFLIAVRLDDRAQGLGAAVLLWLLVAVVYDGLVMLGAAIFIDYPLEKPLLALMVLNPLDLARVILLMSFDAAALMGYTGAVFQRFFGSPAGLAVASAALMIWIIVPLAGALRLFGRKDF, from the coding sequence ATGACGACGCTCAAGATCCTGAAGTACGAGCTCGCGGACGTCGTGCGGGGCCGCTGGTTGCCTGCATACGCCGCCTTCTTCCTGCTCGCCACCGAGGCGCTGCTGCGCTTCGGTGGAACAGGCGAGCAGGCACTGCTGTCGCTGATGAACGTGGTCCTGTTCGTGTCACCGCTGATGAGCCTCATCTTCGGCAGTGTCTACCTGTACGGCGCCCGCGAGTTCAATGAGCTGCTGCTCTCTCAGCCGGTCAGTCGGCGCCAGCTGTTCGGCGGGCTCTATCTGGGATTGTCGCTGCCCCTCGCCCTGGCATTCGCACTCGGCGTCGGGATCCCCTTTGCCGCAAGGCTCGGTGCGACGGGTGGCATGGCCGCCCTGATGGTGCTGCTGGCGATCGGGTTCGTGCTGACCCTGGTGTTCACGGCGATCGCGTTCCTGATCGCCGTGCGGCTCGACGATCGCGCGCAGGGTCTCGGCGCCGCGGTGCTGCTCTGGCTGCTGGTCGCAGTGGTCTACGACGGGCTCGTCATGCTCGGGGCGGCCATCTTCATCGACTATCCGCTGGAGAAGCCGCTGCTCGCGCTGATGGTGCTGAACCCGCTGGACCTGGCGCGTGTGATCCTGCTGATGTCGTTCGATGCCGCGGCGCTCATGGGGTACACGGGCGCCGTCTTCCAGCGCTTCTTCGGAAGTCCGGCAGGGCTGGCGGTCGCCTCCGCAGCGCTCATGATCTGGATCATCGTGCCGCTCGCAGGTGCGCTGCGACTCTTCGGGCGGAAGGACTTCTGA
- a CDS encoding ABC transporter ATP-binding protein: protein MTVKLSGVRKAFRGRTVLDGVDLDIRPGRVSAILGPNGSGKTTLIKMLLGLVRPDGGTIEIGGERINGDCAYRQRIGYMPQAARFPENLSGREILAMLEDLRGPGTAVDRTLIDEFALEPELDKPVRTLSGGNRQKVSAVTAFLFHPELVILDEPTAGLDPIASGVLKDRIHHERESGRTILITSHVLSEVEQLADDIVLLLDGGVLYCGALAELRAMTQEKSLERAVASLLMRRGVKEAA, encoded by the coding sequence ATGACCGTAAAGCTGTCGGGCGTGCGCAAGGCGTTCCGCGGCCGCACCGTGTTGGACGGGGTCGACCTGGACATCCGGCCCGGGCGCGTGAGCGCGATCCTCGGGCCGAACGGCAGCGGCAAGACGACGCTGATCAAGATGCTGCTCGGGCTGGTCCGTCCGGACGGCGGCACGATCGAGATCGGCGGCGAGCGCATCAACGGGGACTGTGCCTACCGCCAGCGCATCGGCTACATGCCGCAGGCCGCACGCTTTCCGGAGAACCTGAGCGGCCGCGAGATCCTCGCGATGCTGGAGGACCTCCGCGGGCCGGGCACCGCTGTGGACCGCACGCTCATCGATGAGTTCGCGCTCGAACCGGAGCTGGACAAGCCGGTCCGCACACTGAGCGGCGGCAACCGGCAGAAGGTCAGTGCCGTGACGGCGTTCCTGTTCCACCCGGAGCTGGTGATCCTGGACGAGCCGACGGCGGGGCTCGATCCGATCGCGAGTGGCGTGCTCAAGGACCGCATTCACCACGAACGGGAGAGCGGCCGCACGATCCTGATCACCAGCCACGTTCTCAGTGAGGTCGAGCAGCTCGCCGACGACATCGTGCTGCTGCTCGACGGCGGCGTGCTCTACTGCGGCGCGCTTGCGGAGCTGCGTGCCATGACGCAGGAGAAGTCGCTGGAGCGCGCCGTCGCTTCCCTGCTGATGCGTCGCGGCGTGAAGGAGGCGGCATGA
- a CDS encoding cytochrome c: protein MRRFVKLGLLFAAGALLSACGGAADVDDADSDAVTSSAAADGLTAFEREHGIGPIKQPVELGEPDATLASAGEEIFRMKCTACHRVEERYIGPALGNVLERRSAAYAMNMMMNPTEMTQRHPVAKGLLAEYLAPMPFQDLTEQDARAIVEYLRTVADSAASAQAAAQ, encoded by the coding sequence ATGAGACGGTTTGTGAAGCTCGGGTTGCTGTTCGCTGCGGGCGCGCTGCTGAGCGCGTGCGGCGGTGCGGCGGACGTGGACGACGCGGATTCGGATGCTGTGACTTCGTCCGCAGCGGCAGACGGTCTTACGGCGTTCGAGCGCGAGCACGGGATCGGGCCGATCAAGCAGCCGGTGGAGCTCGGTGAGCCGGACGCGACCCTGGCGAGCGCGGGCGAGGAGATCTTCCGGATGAAGTGCACGGCGTGCCACCGCGTGGAAGAGCGCTACATCGGCCCCGCACTGGGCAACGTGCTCGAGCGCCGGTCCGCTGCCTACGCGATGAACATGATGATGAACCCGACGGAGATGACCCAGCGGCATCCTGTCGCGAAGGGACTGCTGGCGGAGTACCTGGCGCCGATGCCGTTCCAGGATCTGACGGAGCAGGATGCGCGGGCGATCGTCGAGTACCTGCGGACCGTGGCTGACAGCGCGGCGAGCGCGCAGGCGGCCGCACAATGA
- a CDS encoding HD domain-containing protein, protein MNERPLPGPRDWIAGGPFPWPPAASVRPGDIYHACYFLVSVQTLRTKTDKPYLRLQLQDVHGALEGRVWEMAEQIADSLRDGMYVGVRGRVEVFNGERQLKVEEIAQIHVGLDDLEHFMPRSPRDPEEMDRELAVLIASVQDDALRALLETMLGAGTNLGAGFRLAPAAKYNHHAYLGGLIEHTLSIAHVCDMLAAHYEPHIDRDLLITGALLHDVGKVREIGARAGFPYTDEGKLLGHIVLGMQMVVEAAESVRQLTPQRLTLLQHLVASHQGRYEWQSPREPRTLEAYILHYADDLDAKMQHAISMLATVAGPAGWTGYDRSLGRELYRHRPGADDASETAYAREPARAHGRGRVAEERQEQAPHTGDVAQPGVGKLDQRQVSLQDAEAASLDEGVEQTAAAEAPAEGRPVTSPTAPDAPEPDEPPQPEESADRRNAPPDTLDLFD, encoded by the coding sequence GTGAACGAGCGTCCGCTGCCCGGCCCGCGCGACTGGATCGCGGGCGGCCCTTTTCCGTGGCCGCCCGCTGCCTCGGTGCGTCCAGGCGACATCTATCACGCCTGCTACTTCCTCGTGAGCGTGCAGACGCTCCGCACCAAGACCGACAAGCCCTACCTCCGCCTGCAGCTCCAGGACGTGCACGGTGCGCTCGAGGGGCGTGTCTGGGAGATGGCCGAGCAGATCGCGGATTCCCTGCGCGACGGGATGTACGTCGGCGTGCGCGGCCGCGTGGAGGTGTTCAACGGCGAGCGGCAGCTCAAGGTCGAGGAGATCGCGCAGATTCACGTCGGTCTCGACGACCTCGAGCACTTCATGCCGCGCTCGCCCCGCGACCCGGAGGAGATGGATCGGGAGCTGGCCGTGCTGATCGCGTCCGTGCAGGACGACGCGCTGCGGGCGCTGCTCGAGACCATGCTGGGTGCGGGGACCAACCTGGGCGCGGGGTTCCGGCTCGCGCCTGCCGCCAAGTACAACCACCATGCGTACCTCGGCGGGCTGATCGAGCACACGCTCTCGATTGCTCACGTCTGCGACATGCTCGCCGCGCACTACGAGCCGCACATCGATCGTGACCTGCTGATCACCGGCGCACTGCTGCACGACGTCGGCAAGGTGCGCGAGATCGGGGCACGGGCAGGATTCCCGTATACGGACGAGGGCAAGCTGCTCGGGCATATCGTGCTCGGCATGCAGATGGTGGTGGAGGCTGCGGAGTCGGTGCGACAGCTCACGCCGCAGCGGCTGACGCTGCTGCAGCACCTGGTTGCGAGCCACCAGGGGCGCTACGAGTGGCAGTCGCCACGCGAGCCGCGCACGCTCGAGGCGTACATCCTCCACTATGCGGACGACCTCGACGCCAAGATGCAGCACGCCATCAGCATGCTGGCGACCGTGGCGGGGCCGGCGGGCTGGACGGGCTACGACCGGTCGCTCGGCCGCGAGCTGTACCGGCATCGGCCGGGCGCCGATGATGCTTCGGAGACCGCGTACGCGCGGGAGCCCGCCCGCGCACACGGCCGCGGCCGGGTCGCCGAGGAGCGCCAGGAGCAGGCGCCGCACACAGGCGACGTCGCGCAGCCGGGTGTGGGCAAGCTGGACCAGCGACAGGTGTCTCTGCAGGACGCGGAGGCGGCGTCACTGGACGAGGGGGTGGAACAGACCGCCGCGGCCGAGGCGCCCGCGGAAGGGCGACCGGTTACCTCACCGACCGCGCCGGACGCCCCGGAACCGGACGAGCCGCCGCAGCCGGAGGAGTCCGCGGACCGGCGGAACGCGCCCCCCGACACACTCGATCTGTTCGATTGA
- a CDS encoding nitrous oxide reductase accessory protein NosL, with amino-acid sequence MRGPDTRWVLLVVTLVVTAGCTPEPTPIVYGDDVCTHCRMSIVDDRYGSELVTRTGRTHTFDSIECLADYVLEIDEPESVHSLWVTSFQHPGELVAVEDAHFLHSEMLRSPMGANLTAFRKDAITPTALVNSFGGVIMSWDEVLEHVRHNGHAHSGRAPSAGPQATGGSADHVGHAATGAHAAGAGIAP; translated from the coding sequence ATGCGCGGGCCTGACACCCGGTGGGTGCTGCTGGTGGTCACCCTCGTTGTGACCGCCGGCTGCACACCCGAGCCGACACCCATCGTGTACGGCGACGACGTCTGCACACACTGCCGCATGAGCATCGTGGACGATCGGTACGGCAGCGAGCTGGTCACGCGCACGGGCCGGACGCACACCTTCGATTCGATCGAGTGCCTGGCCGACTACGTGCTCGAGATCGACGAGCCGGAATCAGTGCACTCACTCTGGGTCACGTCCTTCCAGCATCCCGGTGAGCTCGTTGCTGTCGAGGACGCCCACTTCCTGCACAGCGAAATGCTGCGCAGTCCCATGGGCGCGAACCTGACGGCGTTCCGCAAGGACGCGATCACACCGACGGCTCTCGTCAATTCCTTCGGCGGCGTGATCATGAGCTGGGACGAGGTCCTGGAGCACGTGCGCCACAACGGCCACGCGCATTCGGGTCGTGCCCCTTCTGCCGGACCGCAAGCGACTGGCGGCTCGGCCGATCACGTCGGGCATGCAGCGACCGGCGCGCACGCAGCCGGCGCCGGCATCGCTCCATGA
- a CDS encoding nitrous oxide reductase family maturation protein NosD, giving the protein MNAALLLLALALPVGDTLVVSLTGSYRTVGDAVAAAPAGATVLVRAGVYREPTIRIGRRLTLQGEPGAVLDGEGERQILHVSADSVVIRGLTLRNVGRSYIDDRAAITIEDASWCEVSDNHIEDAYFGIYLANAGWCVIQRNVLIAREPRETASGNGIHLWYSKEIDVRDNIVRGHRDGIYFEFVEDSRVSDNRAEGNLRYGLHFMFSDRCSYDNNVFRANGAGIAVMYTKHVTMTDNLFERNRGGAAFGLLLKDITDSELTGNRFIENSVGIMAEGLNRTRVADNAFVRNGWAVKLMANSEDNVFTGNRFDGNTFDVATNSRQNFSTFEANWWDRYRGYDLDRDGYGDVPFRPVRLFSLVVERNAPSLVLLRSIFVTLLDLAELVAPVLTPATLIDERPLMRRAS; this is encoded by the coding sequence ATGAATGCCGCACTGCTCCTGCTTGCTCTCGCACTGCCCGTCGGTGACACCCTGGTCGTCTCGCTAACGGGTTCCTACCGCACGGTCGGCGATGCGGTGGCCGCCGCGCCAGCCGGTGCCACGGTACTCGTCCGGGCAGGTGTCTACCGGGAGCCGACGATCCGGATCGGGCGCCGGCTGACTCTGCAGGGTGAGCCCGGAGCTGTGCTGGACGGCGAGGGCGAACGGCAGATCCTGCACGTGAGCGCGGACAGCGTGGTGATCCGTGGCCTCACGCTTCGCAACGTGGGCCGCAGCTACATCGACGACCGTGCCGCAATCACGATCGAGGATGCGTCGTGGTGCGAGGTTTCGGATAACCACATCGAAGACGCGTATTTCGGCATCTACCTGGCCAACGCCGGCTGGTGCGTGATCCAACGGAACGTGCTCATCGCGCGCGAGCCGCGCGAGACCGCGTCCGGCAACGGCATCCACCTCTGGTACTCCAAGGAGATCGATGTCCGGGACAACATCGTGCGCGGGCACCGTGACGGCATCTACTTCGAGTTCGTGGAGGACAGCCGGGTGTCGGACAACCGTGCCGAGGGCAACCTGCGCTACGGGCTGCACTTCATGTTCAGCGACCGCTGCTCGTACGACAACAACGTGTTCCGTGCGAACGGCGCAGGCATCGCCGTGATGTACACGAAGCACGTCACCATGACGGACAACCTGTTCGAGCGAAACCGTGGCGGGGCCGCCTTCGGGCTGCTGCTCAAGGACATCACCGACAGTGAGCTGACGGGCAACCGGTTCATCGAGAACAGCGTCGGCATCATGGCGGAAGGCCTGAACCGCACGCGCGTGGCGGACAACGCCTTCGTGCGCAACGGCTGGGCGGTCAAGCTGATGGCGAACAGCGAGGACAACGTGTTCACGGGCAACCGGTTCGACGGCAACACCTTCGATGTCGCGACCAACAGCCGCCAGAACTTCAGCACGTTCGAGGCGAACTGGTGGGACCGCTACCGCGGTTATGACCTGGACCGAGACGGTTATGGCGACGTCCCGTTCCGCCCCGTACGGCTGTTTTCACTGGTCGTGGAGCGGAACGCGCCGTCGCTCGTGCTGCTGCGCTCGATCTTCGTCACACTGCTCGACCTGGCGGAGCTGGTCGCGCCCGTGCTGACACCTGCGACCCTGATCGATGAGCGACCGCTGATGCGGAGGGCGTCATGA